One genomic segment of Clostridium estertheticum subsp. estertheticum includes these proteins:
- a CDS encoding 3-deoxy-7-phosphoheptulonate synthase: MNIKYIKKMPTEKEIMEEMPLPNNIKEIKKNRDAEIRKVFENESDKFLLIVGPCSADNEDSVCEYIGKLAEVQEKVKDSIIIIPRIYTNKPRTTGEGYKGMASQPDPSKEPDMDAGLRAIRKLHIKALSEYHMPAADEMLYPENYTYLSDLLGYIAVGARSVENQQHRFTVSGVDMPVGMKNPTGGDLSVMLNSIKAAQDGHTFIYSGWQVETSGNSLAHAVLRGAVDSYGKNIPNYHYEDLINIAKEYEKQKFANPSIIVDTNHANSMKLYKEQPRIAREVLMSRKDDSLLKKMIKGFMIESYIVEGKQDVGRGTYGKSITDACLGWEETEKLIYNIAENL, encoded by the coding sequence ATGAATATTAAGTACATAAAAAAAATGCCTACTGAAAAGGAAATTATGGAAGAAATGCCTCTACCCAATAATATTAAAGAAATTAAAAAAAACAGAGATGCTGAAATAAGGAAAGTTTTTGAGAATGAATCTGATAAGTTTCTCCTTATAGTTGGACCATGCTCGGCTGATAACGAAGACTCGGTGTGCGAATATATAGGAAAGCTTGCAGAAGTTCAGGAAAAGGTAAAAGATTCTATCATTATTATACCTAGAATTTATACAAATAAACCTCGAACTACTGGTGAAGGGTATAAAGGTATGGCATCTCAACCAGATCCAAGTAAGGAACCTGATATGGATGCAGGATTAAGAGCTATTAGAAAACTTCATATAAAAGCATTAAGTGAATATCACATGCCTGCTGCAGATGAAATGTTATATCCAGAAAATTATACATATCTATCAGATTTGTTAGGGTACATTGCTGTTGGAGCTCGCTCAGTAGAAAATCAGCAACATAGATTTACAGTAAGTGGTGTTGATATGCCTGTAGGTATGAAGAACCCAACTGGTGGAGATCTGAGTGTAATGCTAAATTCAATTAAAGCAGCACAAGATGGTCATACATTTATATATAGTGGATGGCAGGTTGAAACATCAGGAAACTCACTTGCGCATGCTGTTTTAAGGGGGGCCGTGGATTCTTATGGTAAAAATATTCCAAACTATCATTATGAAGACTTGATAAATATTGCTAAAGAATATGAAAAACAGAAATTTGCAAATCCTTCTATAATTGTAGATACTAATCATGCAAATTCAATGAAGCTTTATAAAGAACAACCAAGAATAGCTAGAGAAGTATTAATGAGTAGGAAAGATGACTCTCTACTTAAAAAAATGATAAAAGGATTTATGATTGAAAGTTATATTGTAGAAGGTAAACAAGATGTGGGGCGAGGCACCTATGGTAAATCCATAACAGATGCATGTTTAGGATGGGAAGAGACTGAAAAATTAATTTATAATATTGCTGAAAATTTATAG
- a CDS encoding HAMP domain-containing sensor histidine kinase: MKQKIIAYFMIIIFLTLSLVMSGFGVAATYYYYQSIANTFQQQAESVSPVWTRGTDFSSIKLRDYSDDIIKQYEVKGSQLQLLKRDGKLIQSSTGFNEGTTYYVDPSVLSLKTTYKTEKNKYSGEKIMAVYTPLIFEGQTVGVLRYVVSLTKIDSLIMHLIGIGIIICVVVAVIVLLVSLKLGNSIVRPLNDIIEFTQKMPEDKYRKRIKEIYPNELGEMAKMLNYMADEILKMDRLKSDFISSVTHELRTPLTGIKGWIETIQAPHDLSDEELKFGLGIISDESERLIVLVEDLLDFSKYQSNRIELVTSSVKVDKIINEVIFTLKQKSEKKGIRLVANTIPVTITADGNKLKQVVFNILDNAINFSYKDSAINIIQTINQDSVLIQIINIGIGIKKENLEHIMESFYKIDPKSVGTGLGLAISRSIVDNHGGTLQIESEYGKGTTVNISLPLEGVGILH; the protein is encoded by the coding sequence ATGAAGCAAAAAATTATTGCCTATTTCATGATCATTATTTTTCTTACCTTAAGCCTTGTTATGTCTGGATTTGGCGTGGCGGCTACATATTATTATTACCAGAGTATTGCTAATACATTTCAGCAGCAAGCAGAGAGTGTGAGTCCAGTGTGGACAAGAGGAACTGATTTTTCCAGTATTAAATTAAGGGACTATAGCGATGATATTATTAAACAATATGAGGTTAAAGGATCTCAGCTGCAACTATTAAAAAGGGATGGCAAACTAATTCAATCCTCAACAGGTTTTAATGAAGGTACGACTTACTACGTTGATCCTTCTGTACTGTCCCTAAAAACCACTTACAAAACTGAAAAAAATAAATATTCAGGTGAGAAAATTATGGCTGTTTATACTCCACTTATCTTTGAAGGCCAGACGGTTGGTGTTTTACGATATGTGGTATCACTTACAAAAATTGATAGTTTAATTATGCATCTTATAGGCATTGGGATAATTATTTGTGTTGTTGTTGCTGTTATTGTTTTGCTTGTCAGTTTAAAGCTTGGAAATTCCATAGTAAGGCCATTAAATGATATTATTGAGTTCACACAAAAAATGCCAGAGGATAAATATAGGAAAAGGATAAAAGAAATTTATCCGAATGAGCTTGGAGAAATGGCGAAAATGCTTAATTACATGGCAGATGAAATATTAAAAATGGACAGACTAAAGAGTGATTTTATATCTTCTGTAACACATGAACTAAGAACACCCCTAACTGGCATCAAGGGCTGGATTGAAACAATTCAAGCACCTCATGATTTGTCTGATGAGGAACTTAAATTTGGGTTAGGAATTATCAGTGATGAATCGGAGAGACTTATCGTTTTAGTAGAGGATCTTCTAGATTTTTCAAAATACCAATCTAATCGGATAGAGTTAGTTACATCATCAGTTAAGGTGGACAAAATCATTAATGAGGTAATATTTACGCTTAAGCAAAAGTCAGAAAAAAAAGGTATACGTTTAGTGGCGAATACAATTCCTGTAACTATTACAGCAGATGGTAACAAGCTAAAACAAGTTGTTTTTAATATACTAGATAATGCTATAAATTTTTCATATAAAGACAGCGCTATTAATATTATACAAACAATTAACCAGGATTCTGTTTTAATTCAAATAATAAATATAGGAATTGGAATTAAGAAAGAGAACCTGGAACATATCATGGAATCCTTTTATAAAATTGATCCTAAATCTGTTGGTACAGGTCTTGGACTAGCGATTTCTAGAAGCATTGTTGATAATCATGGTGGAACTCTTCAAATTGAAAGTGAGTATGGTAAAGGTACAACTGTTAACATCTCATTGCCCTTAGAGGGGGTAGGTATACTACATTAG
- a CDS encoding response regulator transcription factor — protein sequence MQTILIVEDELSIRSFVSLNLKRKGYEVIEAQTGEEALVLFKEKRIDIILLDLMLPGIDGFEVCQEVRIISSSVGIIMLTARTQEKDKVDGLILGADDYLSKPFSMVELEARIISLLRRMNNEAYKKESSLLKSGPFSLHLNNKKVSLSGVEIKVTPTEYSVLKCLISNKNQVFTRDKLLDVVWGINYMGDAKVVDVNIRRIRTKIECDPKAPEYLCTDWGYGYLWKE from the coding sequence ATGCAAACAATTCTTATTGTTGAAGACGAGCTTTCAATACGTAGTTTTGTCAGCCTTAATTTAAAAAGAAAAGGATATGAGGTTATAGAAGCTCAGACAGGAGAAGAAGCACTAGTACTTTTTAAGGAGAAAAGAATTGATATCATATTACTAGATTTAATGCTTCCTGGCATTGATGGATTTGAGGTTTGCCAGGAGGTTAGGATTATAAGTTCATCAGTTGGAATCATTATGCTTACGGCCCGAACACAGGAAAAAGATAAAGTCGATGGACTAATACTCGGAGCAGATGATTATTTGTCGAAGCCATTTAGTATGGTAGAGCTAGAGGCAAGAATTATATCCTTATTACGCAGGATGAACAATGAAGCATATAAGAAGGAAAGTTCATTACTTAAATCGGGTCCATTTTCACTCCATTTAAATAATAAGAAAGTCTCATTATCAGGTGTAGAAATAAAAGTAACTCCAACCGAATATTCAGTTCTAAAATGTCTAATTAGTAATAAAAATCAAGTTTTTACAAGAGATAAGTTGTTAGATGTTGTATGGGGCATAAACTATATGGGTGATGCAAAAGTGGTTGATGTTAATATCAGGCGAATACGAACAAAAATTGAATGTGATCCAAAAGCTCCGGAGTATTTATGTACAGATTGGGGATACGGCTACTTATGGAAGGAGTAA
- a CDS encoding sensor histidine kinase, which translates to MEVKKKIFTLKVVFFKYLLTLGLAFIVFAGLYLGVFFLGENNDMFFIPSYSENLARGAKSLLASAPEITENMIPYGCKFAVFDKKYKVIKTNLDGKDLLTAIEYAKGTYSKDGSKKNYYFIERQEGSCVLQYYIQMSYQSEFLNKHLPDPENTMVIIFAIIYFFIVFIITAIYAKKLNKHLSPLLQATEKIKKQDLDFDIKYSGIKEFNDVLLSISDMKTELRKSLEEQWNIERAKKEQISALAHDLKTPLTIIKGNAELLSDSTISKEQQEYVNYISKNSIQIEKYIKILIEISNSEKPLFLQLEEIDSINFINTIKDQLEAIANTKGLKVKFIKTLIPKSIMIDKSLLYRAIMNVISNAVNYCPNNGEICFEVKSEDNKIRFITTDSGNGFSGEDIKSATKQFYMGDSSRASKIHFGIGLYITESFVNLHGGRLYIANSLITGGAQVTIEIPIC; encoded by the coding sequence ATGGAAGTAAAGAAAAAAATTTTTACGCTAAAGGTAGTCTTTTTTAAGTATTTATTAACTTTAGGACTTGCATTTATTGTTTTCGCCGGACTATATTTGGGAGTTTTTTTTCTTGGAGAAAATAATGATATGTTTTTTATACCAAGTTATAGCGAGAATTTGGCTAGAGGGGCTAAATCATTGCTTGCATCCGCACCTGAAATTACAGAGAATATGATACCATATGGATGTAAATTTGCTGTTTTTGATAAAAAATATAAAGTTATAAAAACAAATTTAGATGGTAAGGACTTACTGACTGCAATAGAATATGCTAAGGGTACTTACTCAAAAGATGGAAGCAAAAAGAACTACTATTTCATTGAAAGGCAAGAAGGGTCTTGTGTTTTGCAGTACTATATTCAAATGAGTTATCAATCTGAGTTTTTAAATAAACATTTACCAGATCCAGAAAATACTATGGTTATAATTTTTGCTATAATATATTTTTTTATTGTTTTTATTATTACTGCAATATATGCAAAAAAACTAAATAAACATTTAAGTCCTCTATTGCAGGCTACTGAAAAAATCAAGAAGCAGGATTTGGACTTTGACATAAAATATTCAGGAATAAAAGAATTTAATGATGTGCTTTTATCAATATCGGACATGAAAACGGAATTAAGAAAGTCATTGGAGGAGCAATGGAATATTGAAAGAGCAAAGAAGGAACAGATCTCCGCTCTTGCACATGACCTTAAAACTCCATTAACAATTATTAAAGGAAATGCTGAACTATTGTCTGATTCAACAATAAGTAAGGAGCAGCAAGAATACGTTAATTATATTTCGAAAAACAGTATACAGATTGAGAAGTATATTAAAATCTTAATTGAGATTTCAAATTCAGAAAAACCTCTTTTTTTACAACTTGAAGAAATAGATTCTATAAATTTTATTAATACAATTAAGGATCAGCTTGAAGCAATTGCAAATACAAAGGGACTCAAAGTTAAATTCATTAAAACTTTGATACCTAAGTCGATTATGATTGATAAGTCATTACTTTACCGAGCAATTATGAATGTTATATCAAATGCAGTTAATTATTGCCCAAATAATGGAGAAATTTGTTTTGAGGTAAAGTCAGAAGATAACAAAATAAGATTTATTACAACAGACAGTGGTAATGGTTTTTCTGGCGAAGATATTAAATCCGCCACAAAACAATTTTATATGGGTGATTCTAGCCGGGCATCAAAAATTCATTTTGGAATAGGATTATATATTACTGAATCATTTGTAAATTTGCATGGTGGGAGGCTTTATATAGCTAACTCACTTATCACTGGTGGAGCACAGGTGACAATAGAAATTCCAATTTGTTAA
- a CDS encoding FG-GAP repeat domain-containing protein: MMKYKAWIMIIFISMGVVLAGCGNVSDANNLTKAPQAESIKQEKIKKVLDEILPPGSEYVVPKKSEQKKSIFIEDINKDGKQETVVLYIDMRENRQVHILTLKESNETWNKVSDIATGDNYLDHFNLEDINNDGKKEVIIGTSISDSKSKKHLDIYEWEEKGLVKRVNLSYEDVDIADYNDDGKLDILIINGEIKKSQYAKMFSYEKGKLQLRSIVKLDSDAYHENTVSGKLADGRKALYIDSDLGAHSMLTEIVAYDKGKLIKVGKENDPILFKAYPLYSKDINNDGIIEVAGMYIPKGFEEAAMAEIPFIHEYVDYRIDGTKQTIQERYVDGGQHFYITIPVKWDHKLTIKRIDKGVRLISNTDKKILFEVKWTKKDSYISSKEKLGETKDTIFYSDVKEDVTFLYNNFHLLKDDF; the protein is encoded by the coding sequence ATGATGAAATACAAAGCATGGATAATGATTATATTTATTTCTATGGGAGTTGTTTTAGCTGGTTGTGGGAATGTTTCTGATGCAAATAACTTAACTAAGGCTCCACAAGCTGAAAGTATAAAGCAAGAAAAAATCAAGAAAGTCTTAGATGAAATTTTGCCTCCTGGCTCAGAATATGTGGTTCCTAAGAAATCAGAGCAAAAAAAGTCCATTTTTATAGAAGATATTAATAAAGATGGTAAACAAGAAACTGTAGTCTTATATATCGATATGAGAGAAAACAGGCAAGTTCATATATTAACTCTCAAAGAAAGTAACGAAACTTGGAATAAAGTGTCTGATATAGCGACAGGTGACAACTACCTTGATCATTTTAACCTTGAAGATATAAACAATGATGGGAAAAAGGAAGTCATTATTGGTACTTCCATATCTGATTCTAAATCAAAAAAGCATTTAGATATATATGAATGGGAGGAAAAAGGGTTAGTAAAGAGAGTGAATCTCAGCTATGAAGATGTAGATATAGCTGATTATAATGATGATGGAAAACTTGATATTCTTATAATTAATGGCGAAATAAAAAAATCACAGTATGCGAAGATGTTTAGTTATGAAAAAGGAAAGTTACAATTACGTTCCATAGTGAAACTAGATTCTGATGCTTATCATGAGAATACTGTCAGTGGAAAACTAGCAGATGGAAGAAAAGCATTGTATATTGACAGTGACCTTGGGGCTCATTCTATGCTGACAGAAATTGTTGCTTATGATAAAGGAAAATTAATTAAAGTGGGAAAGGAAAATGATCCGATTTTATTTAAAGCATACCCTCTTTACAGTAAGGATATTAACAATGATGGTATTATAGAAGTTGCAGGAATGTATATTCCTAAAGGGTTTGAAGAAGCAGCAATGGCTGAAATTCCTTTTATTCATGAATATGTGGATTATCGTATAGATGGTACAAAACAAACAATCCAGGAGAGATACGTGGATGGAGGACAGCATTTTTATATAACAATCCCAGTTAAATGGGATCATAAGTTAACTATTAAGAGGATTGATAAAGGTGTTAGATTGATATCAAATACAGATAAAAAAATATTATTTGAAGTAAAGTGGACAAAAAAAGATTCCTATATTAGTTCTAAAGAAAAACTCGGTGAAACAAAGGATACAATCTTTTACAGCGATGTGAAAGAAGATGTTACTTTTTTATATAATAATTTTCATTTGCTTAAGGATGATTTTTAG
- a CDS encoding PadR family transcriptional regulator — translation MRTLKYAILGLINRKPLTGYDITKEFNSGLVEFWYANHSQIYPELKKLTDECLISYEIIIQGEKLEKKLYTITEEGKVCLQKWLKKDEPLQHTPKDVFRLKAFFCDEISNEDLIKQFQSALNKHSKRLEYLGNTMEELLKINDISKVSSPRFGDYIVLNGAIMREKAYIDWVQDCIKKISI, via the coding sequence ATGAGAACTTTAAAATATGCAATTTTAGGATTGATAAATAGAAAACCATTAACTGGATATGATATAACGAAAGAATTTAATAGTGGGTTAGTGGAGTTTTGGTATGCTAATCATAGTCAAATCTATCCTGAATTAAAGAAACTAACTGATGAATGTCTAATTTCATATGAAATAATTATCCAAGGTGAAAAACTTGAAAAAAAATTATATACCATAACTGAAGAGGGAAAGGTATGCTTACAAAAATGGCTAAAGAAAGATGAACCTTTACAACACACTCCTAAAGATGTTTTTAGACTTAAAGCATTTTTTTGTGATGAAATATCTAATGAAGATTTAATAAAACAATTCCAAAGTGCATTAAACAAACATTCTAAGAGATTAGAATATCTGGGAAATACTATGGAAGAGCTTTTAAAGATAAACGATATATCAAAAGTATCTTCTCCACGATTCGGAGATTATATTGTTTTAAATGGTGCAATTATGAGAGAAAAAGCCTACATAGACTGGGTTCAAGATTGTATAAAAAAGATCTCAATATAA
- a CDS encoding 3-deoxy-7-phosphoheptulonate synthase, with translation MNIKYIKKMTTSKEIMEEMPLSNKIKEIKKNRDAEIRKVFENKSDKFLLIVGPCSADNEDSVCEYIGKLAKVQEKVKDSIIIIPRIYTNKPRTTGEGYKGMASQPDPSKEPDMDAGLRAIRKLHLKALSEYHMPAADEMLYPENYTYLSDLLSYHAVGARSVENQQHRFTVSGIDMPVGMKNPTGGDLTVMLNSIKAAQGAHTFIYSGWQVETSGNPLAHAVLRGAVDSYGKNIPNYHYEDLINIAKEYEKQKFENPSIIVDTNHANSMKHYEEQPRIAREVLMSRKYDSLLKKMIKGFMIESYLVEGKQDVSCGTYGKSITDACLGWEETEKLIYNIAENL, from the coding sequence ATGAATATTAAATATATAAAAAAGATGACTACTTCAAAGGAAATTATGGAAGAAATGCCTCTATCAAATAAAATTAAAGAAATTAAAAAAAACAGAGATGCTGAAATAAGGAAAGTTTTTGAGAATAAATCTGATAAGTTTCTACTTATAGTTGGACCATGCTCGGCTGATAACGAAGACTCGGTGTGTGAATACATAGGAAAGCTTGCAAAAGTTCAGGAAAAAGTAAAAGATTCTATAATTATTATACCTAGAATTTACACAAACAAACCTAGAACTACTGGTGAAGGATATAAAGGCATGGCTTCTCAACCAGACCCAAGTAAAGAACCTGATATGGATGCAGGATTAAGAGCTATTAGAAAACTTCATTTAAAAGCATTAAGTGAATATCATATGCCTGCTGCAGACGAAATGTTATATCCAGAAAATTATACATATCTATCAGATTTGTTAAGTTATCATGCAGTTGGGGCTCGCTCTGTAGAAAATCAGCAACATAGATTTACTGTAAGTGGTATTGATATGCCTGTAGGTATGAAGAATCCAACTGGTGGAGATCTAACTGTAATGCTAAATTCAATTAAAGCAGCACAGGGTGCTCATACTTTTATATATAGCGGATGGCAGGTTGAAACATCAGGAAACCCACTTGCACATGCTGTTTTAAGAGGGGCTGTGGATTCTTATGGTAAAAATATTCCAAACTATCATTATGAAGATTTAATAAATATAGCTAAAGAATATGAAAAACAGAAATTTGAAAATCCTTCTATTATTGTAGATACTAATCATGCAAATTCAATGAAGCATTATGAAGAGCAACCAAGAATAGCAAGAGAAGTGTTAATGAGTAGAAAATATGATTCTTTACTTAAAAAAATGATAAAAGGATTTATGATTGAAAGCTACCTTGTAGAAGGTAAACAAGATGTAAGTTGTGGAACTTATGGTAAATCCATAACAGACGCATGTTTAGGATGGGAAGAAACTGAAAAATTAATTTATAATATTGCTGAAAATTTATAG
- a CDS encoding response regulator transcription factor, with translation MAKILVIDDEPDILALIKNILHKDNHLVTTVENPEKILTSEFSNFDMILLDIMMPGMDGFTFCKENRGIVDCPIIFLTAKTMEADIMYGLGLGADDYITKPFGMGELRARVNAYLRRENREKHSSLCISGVKFNLSGKEILVDDKKIPFTKSEYNICEFLARNQGQVFSKDKIYEGVYGYGGESDSSAITEHVKNIRAKLAVFNMLPIETVWGIGYKWK, from the coding sequence ATGGCAAAAATTCTGGTTATCGATGATGAACCTGATATTTTGGCTTTAATTAAAAATATTCTTCATAAAGACAATCATTTGGTGACTACAGTTGAAAATCCTGAAAAAATTTTAACTAGTGAATTTTCAAATTTTGATATGATTTTACTTGATATCATGATGCCGGGTATGGATGGGTTTACCTTTTGCAAGGAAAATCGTGGCATTGTGGATTGCCCCATTATTTTTCTTACAGCAAAAACTATGGAAGCAGATATTATGTACGGACTAGGACTTGGTGCAGATGATTACATTACAAAACCCTTTGGAATGGGGGAACTTAGAGCTAGAGTAAATGCTTACTTAAGGCGAGAAAATCGTGAAAAGCATAGTTCACTTTGTATATCGGGAGTAAAGTTTAATTTATCAGGTAAAGAAATTTTAGTAGATGATAAAAAAATTCCATTTACTAAAAGTGAATACAACATCTGCGAATTTCTTGCAAGAAATCAAGGTCAGGTTTTTTCAAAGGATAAAATATATGAAGGTGTTTATGGGTATGGTGGTGAAAGTGATAGCTCAGCTATTACGGAGCATGTTAAAAATATACGGGCAAAGCTCGCTGTTTTTAACATGCTTCCGATTGAGACAGTATGGGGGATAGGATACAAATGGAAGTAA
- a CDS encoding FAD-dependent oxidoreductase, with product MNKYKKLFEPIKIGKCEIKNRFALAPMGPLGLADSEGGFNQRGIDYYTERAKGGTGLIITGVTFVDNEVEEHGMPNCPCSTYNPVQFVRTGKELTERIHAYNAKVFLQMSGGFGRVTIPTNLGDFPPVAPSPIQHRWLDKTCREITIDEIKSIVKKFGDGAYNAKRAGFDGIEIHAVHEGYLIDQFAMSLFNHRTDEYGGSLDNRLRFAREIVEEIKDRCGEDYPVVLRYSPKSFIKDLRDGALPGEEFTEKGRDLEEGIKAAKLLVSYGYDSLDTDVGSYDSWWWSHPPMYQDKGLYRPYAKLMKETVDVPIMCAGRMDNPDMALDAIENGTCDIISLGRPLLADPDYVNKLRSNNLKSIRPCISCQEGCMGRIQHYSMLNCAVNPQACKEKDNALTPILKKKKVLIVGGGVAGCEAARVLTLRGHEAIIFEKNDRLGGNLIPGGVPDFKEDDIALANWFEHTLKELKVQVNLNAEVTKDQILKSDFDSVIIATGSTPKVFPLGDDAKVFTAADVLLGKKDCKDTTVIVGGGLVGCELALHLAKEGKNVTIVEALNKILALNGPLCSANSEMLEKLIPFNKIAVKTNSKVKAYKDGLLEMETENGIEKIKCDSVILSVGYKEENSLYKELEFEVPEIYLLGDARKVSNIMYGIWDAYEVANHI from the coding sequence ATGAACAAGTATAAAAAATTGTTTGAACCAATTAAAATCGGTAAATGTGAAATTAAAAATCGTTTTGCATTAGCACCAATGGGACCACTCGGACTAGCTGATAGTGAAGGTGGCTTTAATCAAAGAGGAATTGATTATTATACCGAAAGAGCAAAAGGTGGCACAGGGTTAATTATTACAGGAGTTACTTTTGTAGATAATGAAGTTGAAGAACATGGTATGCCAAATTGTCCATGCTCTACATATAATCCAGTTCAATTTGTTAGAACAGGTAAAGAACTAACCGAAAGAATACATGCATATAACGCAAAGGTGTTTCTTCAAATGTCAGGGGGATTTGGTAGAGTTACTATTCCTACTAACCTTGGAGATTTTCCACCAGTTGCACCATCGCCAATTCAACACAGATGGCTCGATAAAACTTGCCGTGAAATTACAATAGATGAAATTAAGTCTATAGTTAAAAAATTTGGAGATGGAGCTTATAATGCAAAGAGAGCTGGTTTTGACGGAATAGAAATTCATGCTGTTCATGAAGGCTATCTTATAGACCAATTTGCTATGTCATTATTTAACCATAGAACAGATGAGTATGGTGGAAGCTTAGATAATAGACTTCGTTTTGCTCGTGAAATAGTTGAAGAAATCAAAGATAGATGTGGAGAAGATTATCCTGTAGTTCTTAGATATTCACCAAAGAGCTTTATTAAAGATCTCAGAGACGGAGCACTTCCAGGAGAAGAATTTACTGAAAAGGGTAGAGATCTTGAAGAAGGAATTAAGGCTGCGAAGCTACTTGTATCCTATGGATATGATTCATTAGACACAGACGTTGGATCTTACGATTCATGGTGGTGGAGTCATCCCCCAATGTATCAAGATAAGGGATTATACAGACCATACGCTAAATTAATGAAAGAAACTGTAGATGTACCTATTATGTGTGCCGGAAGAATGGATAATCCAGATATGGCACTAGATGCTATCGAAAATGGAACATGTGATATTATAAGTCTTGGTAGACCACTTCTTGCAGATCCTGATTATGTAAATAAATTAAGAAGCAACAATCTTAAATCAATTAGGCCTTGCATATCATGTCAAGAAGGTTGTATGGGACGTATACAACATTATTCAATGCTTAACTGTGCTGTAAATCCTCAGGCATGTAAAGAAAAAGATAATGCACTTACACCAATATTAAAGAAGAAAAAAGTTTTAATAGTTGGAGGTGGCGTAGCTGGATGTGAAGCTGCAAGAGTTTTAACTCTTAGAGGTCATGAGGCAATTATTTTTGAAAAGAATGATAGATTAGGTGGAAATCTTATACCAGGTGGAGTTCCAGACTTTAAAGAAGACGATATAGCTTTAGCTAATTGGTTTGAACATACATTAAAAGAATTAAAGGTTCAGGTTAATTTAAATGCTGAAGTTACAAAAGATCAAATTTTAAAATCTGATTTTGATAGTGTAATAATTGCTACAGGCTCTACTCCAAAAGTATTTCCACTTGGAGATGACGCAAAGGTATTTACAGCCGCAGATGTTTTACTAGGAAAGAAAGACTGCAAAGATACAACAGTTATAGTTGGCGGAGGATTGGTTGGATGTGAACTTGCACTTCATCTTGCTAAAGAAGGCAAAAATGTAACTATAGTAGAGGCATTAAACAAAATACTTGCATTAAATGGACCTTTATGTTCTGCAAATAGTGAAATGCTTGAGAAATTAATTCCATTCAATAAGATTGCTGTAAAAACAAATTCAAAGGTTAAAGCATATAAAGATGGATTACTTGAAATGGAAACAGAAAATGGAATTGAGAAGATTAAATGTGATTCAGTAATACTTTCAGTAGGATATAAAGAGGAAAATTCTTTATATAAAGAATTAGAATTTGAAGTTCCTGAAATTTATCTTTTAGGAGATGCACGTAAAGTTTCTAATATCATGTATGGTATTTGGGATGCTTATGAAGTTGCAAATCATATATAA